The genome window acaaaactctgttaatgaaatttcaagtacttaacaaataaatttgtttctttttatttaacgtaaagAAAATGAAGTTGCTGCGTTTCgtgggaaaagaaaaggagcaAAGAAGGAGATCATACTGATAAGTGGCGTGTTAAGTGATAAACCTCTTTTAAACGCTCTTGGAGGCTTTTTCTTGGTGCTTGCGTGACTTTCGAAGCAtctaataaatgcaaataagcCATTGTCGAGCAAAACGACTGTGACTATCGTTTCGCGTGATCTTGACAAAGTAAGCTTCGTATAGATCATGAAAGACGATAGGCACCTTGTAATCATAATCTTTATTATCAAGTAGAAAATTTGATAAACAAGTATGtgtaatcaattaataataaacaaataacattaatacattttttataattatccataaaaaatataaaaaaatttaaaactacgtaattaatatataaagataagtacaagagaaaaaaaattaataaaattattattcaacactattaaacaaaagtgtccaaatagaataaatatatatatattttttttttattaaaaaaattactttttactttGAAAAGATTTGGAGTTTTAAATCTTTAGTTgctaattcaataaaataaagttatttaattttgttatatatttggTTCGCGATGATAAATTTTGGTAAAattgatgtaaaattaaaaattataaacaaatcGTGGACGTTGGAGGACAACGGTGGAAGGAAACGAAACGCAGCTGAAAAAGTCATTCGATGTTCCATGTATTTTCATAACTTTCAATCAACATATCCATATACTTCGCAATTTGTGTACATAACGTGGCTCTAAAATACAATTCGTTTAATCCTAAGATGCACTCCACAAAGCAACACTgcttgtataatttaaatataatctaatCACGCATACAactctaaaaattttatagtgAAACTCTCTttaagtttctctttttctttctttttctcattacATATGTTATATTCacttttaatatacgtaaaagCATTAGTTTTATCTAAACTATAtacttgtatatatataatatatacaatacaCTTTTGTATCTAAGATAAACATTCAACGCAGTGcattttagaattaaacgACTAAACAAAACTACCTCGCTTGTTTAAACTTCCTTTTCTTCGACCTGCAACTCGCAACTATATTATTTtgcgtctttttcttttagggCGCGCAACactttattctctttcttacTTCATCTCAAAGCCTCAGGCGATCAGGGTGCTTACGGACACAAGCTCAAGAAACAAGCGGACGTATAAAAAGTAGGAAGAATTTCCATCGATTCGAGATCGCGATCAGACACGAAAACTAGTATTCACCGTCTTTTGACTTTGAACACCTACTTCTTTTAAGAAGCATTCTCACGCGTTTCCGATACCCTTCGCCGTCGGCTTTGGCTTCACCAAGCAAACATATCCCGCACTCACGTCGCAGCCGGAAACCAGGAGATTCATTAGTACACTGTTGCCATCAGTACCGCAAGAAGAACTTCTCCTTCGATTCGTCACATCGATCTTGTCTAGGCCGTTATTGATACTGCCGCGATTTTCGCCTCCACCTCCTCCCCCACCGCGATCACTTTCCGTTTCGACAAAGTCGATGATGTCGTCGAGAACGCGGGCACGCTGCTTCGAAATGTCCTCGTAGCAACGTTCACCATCACCGCAAATATTATCGCCGTCGGGCAAAGTTGTCTGCGACGCAATGCTCGGTATCTGCGTCGAGACAAGACGCCGCAGAAGCTGGCTGCCGCAAGTATTATTGAGACTTGTAGATGATCTTTTGTGAAGCATTGTAGATAGCCGTTGTTGCTTCGTTAATAGAGTATCTTCGAGCTCTATACGCTTGAAAGGCAAATCTTCACACTTAAGACGCTTGTACTCGGTCTCCGAATCCGTATTAAATCCGGAGTGAATACGTTTATTAGGACGTTCCTGATTAGAGGAAAATCGATCGGACTCGAAAACTACATCTGAAAGTACAAAATAAagcgtattaattatatttgttgaTATATTCTGTAATTGTAAACGTCAACCTGTATccaatcaaatataaaattaaaaaagtaaaaaaaaaattacattaatattaatataaaaagtaaataaaataataaacgaagAAACGGGCGTACTCTTACTTTTCCTGAATGTTTGCCCCAGTATCTGTGTTGGATTTAATAAACCTCCACCGTGATCGTTATATCGTCGCGATACTGCTTGATCGGTTCGTAACAATTGAGCCAGACTGGAATCAGAATTACGTTGCTCTCGATCGTCAAATAACCTGCCGggaaaaaagtagaaaataaaatatatctgtataatttgttaaatctCTTGATtacgcaataatttattttattatattttgcgtttataattagtattacaaattttttattttaataatcagaTCTAATGTGGCACTCACCACTTTGATGATCCTTTATCGATAGACTGCGATGAGCCCCACATAACCATGTCATCGTTAATAAGCAGATTTAGAGCCTCGTCTTGGTCCGACATCGGAATATAGGGTGCTCTAAGTGCCAATTCTTCATCCCCTATATTATCGCTGATACCTAACATAAGCATTTCATCTTCGGAGAGTCCATCGCCACCGCTTCCTCCTGTTGGACTACCCAATGAATCCACACTACGTTCCGGACTCTGAAATAATCATCGTACGTTGTAATgcacgttatattttttataaaaaattgaagatagacttttaataaatttctttgccACTCACTTGCCGATATTTGGAGAGGGACGACGACACGGTACTCGGGTCGATGCAGGGACTTCCAGGTGAATCGCCGTACATGAAAGGATCGCTGTCAGCCAGACGATCAACCGAATCTTTCGTTCTCGTAGCAGAGTCCACCAGATCTGTCTCCTTGAGAGAGCTCGAAAGATCCGTGGAACGTAATTCTGGCGTTAAAGTATCGCCTGGACTCAGCAAGGGACAGCTATAGTGATCGTTGCCGAAAATAAACTCGTCGAGCATATCCGACAGAAAGGGAGTATCTTCCAAAGGTACGCACACGTCGCCAGCCGTGGGTGCGAGATGTGTCAAGTCATCTGGCTCGTCCTTCAACACTGCGAAATGcgaaaagtttaaataaacccatatcctttttttttttattcaattaaacgtCGGCCAAGCAGAAAAATACCCTcgaaaatcattaaaaaatcacGATAAATCACAAGAAAATTTGAAGACATTTAAATCAATACGCttgattttctatttttcactTTAAACAACTAAACTAAATCCGACATGATTGAGTCGAAAACAAAACGAAGTAGAAAAATGAGAAATCGCGTGATAATTAATCATCACGTAAATTTCTCATAATATGTCTTCCTTCGAGCACAATTTTCACAGAACTCGCACTCCGTTAGAgaacgataaataattcttgATTCACGCGTCATATCTTATCATTTTCCCTCGGgcctttttttctcgcgagaatATCCCATTGACAATAAAAAGGGTCTGTATTCCTTTTCTGGCCTTCGTTTAGAAAGATTTGAGTTGATTTCGGAGGGGAATACACACTGGTGAGACCCGGCTGATCCTCGCTGAAAGTCAAGAAGCCCTTGTTCATGTCCTCGGTGCGAGGCGCGAAAATGCTCGCTGTGGCCGTTTGTGGTCGGCAGGATAACTGCGGCTGTTGTTCTTGTTGTggttgctgctgttgctgttgcACAACGGTTGCGAGCGGCGCAAAGAGTTGCCTCGTCACCGACTGTGGACGATCGCGGTGTCCAGCACTGAACGAAGAATCGCGTACCACCGTCGGTTTATCCTGTAACAAAGATAGATCGCACGATCAATCTAGAGGGGAAGAGGCCAAAGATGTGTTATTACAGCTTCGAGATAAGAGCGACAGACGTCCAGCTTTCCACATCGACGCTTCCTATGGAAACCACTTGGATTAAAGTGCTCAAACTAAAACGAGTGACTAATAGGcacttgaaaattatttaatctcttCAGATTCTTATATCGAGcaccatttttttattacaattattttcacgctgttaaaataattttttatttctgcaaaGCACCATACTGGTATATTTTCACTGCACTGATTGCTTAGCCcaaaacatattttttcttcgagaaaaagagaagcctctctatatttttattttatcgttctAAAATGATAACGAGTATGCACAAGCATGGGATTACGTACTGATAAACGATACTGACCCAACAAACATTTCCAATAGAGAATAACAGataaagaatttgaaaattattccgatattattttaagtctcaaaataaaagttgcgaCTATTACATAACAATACGATAAGAATTTACGCGCGCACATATCAATCTCTGTTTTCTCTTGTTAACTATTTCGATCAAGTTTGAAATAAATCCATTCTATTTTCGACGATAGTTTTCAATATCGAATTTTttggtaaaaattttaaaagatctaTTTCAAAGGTGGAAGAAGTAAAAGCTGGTCGcttgtacatatgtatatgtataaaaaaaatgccgtACCTGAAAGACAACGGGCGTTTTCTTAGCAAGGGACTGCCGGCAATTCGGCTGGTCGTTCTCCTTCAGTGATTCTTTAATGGACTCCTCCAGGGATTCCTTAAGAGCCTGCACGAATGCCTTTTCCTCCTGGGCGAAGAGCTTTTTCTTCGGCAAAGCGGGGTCCTTCGGTGGATCGTCCTTGCAGCCGCTCTTTTGGTCAGCCGGTCGGAAGATCGATGCGGTCACGGCGAACGGCCGATCGTCGTCTCTGGATTCGTCGTCGACGACCGCCTTCTCCGCAAGAGTCTCTTTCTCGTTGTTCAACGATACCTGGCTCGAGTCCGTCGTCGACGCACCACCACCGGCCGGTACCGGGACCGGCAATGGTCTCTCTATCTTCACCAAATCGGCGCCGCTGTCACGCGCGGCCAACTGACGTACGCTGTACACCTCATCCTCGTGCTCGATCCCACTGTAAGGAAAATCACGAGCCGCCGGCGTGGATAATATGCCCTCATCCTGGGTCACGTTGATCCGATCCTTGGCTAGGAAGATCGTAAAAGATCAACGCCAAGGAGAAACAACGTCCCAGAAAGTTCATCTCGacgattcaatttttatttgatttaatttaaatttaattctctcaACGGGTTGCGCAGTCTTTCAGAAACGAGACTCTGCTTTCTCTTCGCAGAAACTAAAACGCCCACCGACGATCGCATTGAGACTAATGAATGTTCATCTCGTTGTTTCCGCTGCTGCGGTTTCACACATggaaacgcgcgcgatttGCTAGAATTCCTTTTCAACGATCAACGTGGTCGGCATTCTTATCAAACGACTGACAGTCGTACGATACCGCGTTACGACACACAGCACGCGATACGCGCACACTTGGGTGTTTATCAATCGCGAAATCACGCGTGCACGATATTCTAAAGCTTGGCTTCTATCTATCACGAAATGTTCCGTACGCAAGCACGTGCATGTTCACGAAACCATTCGGTGCCGTCCGACAACATCTGAAATGCATAGGCAGCTGTCAATTGAGCAAGCACGACGACCGGAAGTTTAAAATCGGCACGGGACGAAATGTTTAAAGCCGTGGCGAAAAATCTCTCGGGGACGATGAGCGAAAAAGCTGATAGCTCATAGTGTTTAAACACACGTCaatctcaattatttttttaatgatacatGAATAGAACGTCGGAAAACGCGGTCATCTcgatagatttttaataaagtcaataatttatcagttttctttattttttatcatattaaatCTTTCATGCCCGACTCtgtctttttaataaaaaaaatttacatgcagaatttttatcaaatcttTAAACGATTTTGTACCTTGCACTTTAATTCTCAGCTGCAGATGCACGCATATGCCATGTAACACGCTCCAAGCGATGCACACACATTACTATCTCCACCGACTCTCGCTGTCTCAGAATCATCCAGCATTCACTCGGATTCTCATGCTCTTCGCtatgctatttttttctatttttcccTTTCACTCTcacattctctctttctttccactCCGTTGTCGCCAAGTGTGGCCGTGCATCTCTTCGGCTCGAGACGGAAAGCAAAGAATTCTGTAATCACAAGATTATATAACCGGCAACTCGTGGCCGCTAATCAATGCCTCTTTCCACGCATCGTGCTTCCCCGACCGATTTTTCGCTGTTTTAAAACGATCGTGGGTCTGTAATGTAAGGTACTTTGTAAGCTTAtctggagaaaaaaaaaaagaactggaACGACAGACTGCTCCGAAATGTCGGTCTTAGTTCCGCTTCGGAATTCTcacgcgaatttcaaaggtTTGCTCGATGACTGACAGGACACACCTAGCGAGGTAGATTAACCGACGTTGATTCTAAAATCATAAGGCGATATAGACTATAAGTCATCTGTCTTGCGTCACGACAGCGTTTGCGTGTGTATGACACACATTGATTCATCAACGTGCACGACCTCGCTACTGTAAAGTGTATcggttgattaatttttaaataggaaCGTACAAGAACTTCCACATACAAGATCAATTAAGTAAAAGGAGAATAAAGAGCGCCAGCAATAGAAAACTTTCtcaacaagtaaaaaaaaaaaaaaaacgcgaagagccaattaaaaaacgtaaaacaaaTCCACGAAAAATTGCATAGTCGGTGGGAAATTAAATgcggtaatttttaattttttttcaaagtttttgtttctcttgaaagaagaggaagagagtcCAAATTTAATCGTTTAATGCCGTGCTTTCGGCATAATAGGTCTCGCAAGTAGGCGCGATTACGCCTACATTTTTCTCCGATCACACGAAGCACAGTCCAAGCTAACCCGACCTTAACCCTGGAGATAACCCGAACGTGTATATCGGTATAAGCAACGCACAGCTTGCTTCGCCATGCAGAATTAACCCTTTTGGCCCTCGCGAacctcgattattttcagaaCGCGATTTTTCACGGACAGTTTGCTGCGATTTTAGCTCATCGTATTAccgcgcgttattttatacAGTCGGACGTAACAAAATCACGTATGCTTGATTTAATGCTTGCAACCCTGCCCggcaaaattgtaaaaaaaaaatatccgtttaccatttttctcaattaaaattttgtaaaaaagactgcaaaattaaagagaaactTTGCGCGACTTTGACCTTAGACTACGGAATCACCCTGGCATTCGTTTACATGATAATTACTTACAGCTCGctgctaattttattaatacatccTCGATTTAGACGATAAAATTCCTCGAAGTTGCGTcacgttgaaataattaattttcttttaaattttttaactttgagGCGCGTATCcgattttttatcgcgagataaGATCTTCGATCGCGGTTCCGTTAGTTCGCACGTGCGTGTATTTATCCGCGAATTCGCTGTATGCCTTTCGCGGCCGCCGCGCCGGCGAGATTCGTCGCGAACGGTTCGTCGTGTGCACGTATCTACGCGGACACTAAATGACTTTAACCGGTCGCAACGGCTCGGTAATTGTCGCAAATTGACCAGCGGATCCCAAATGCGTGCGCGAGGCGCAGCGATGgaacgcgcgtacgcgataCAAATCCTACACGCACGCATCAAATCGCGAAGATCTCGCACGCGTGTGCGTTGAAAATCCGCTTGAATTAAAGAATAGGCGGGGAAAGGAACGAAAGGCTCGTTATCTGCGGCTTGAAAATATCTCGGCACAAACATCAATCGTGAAGTAAGCCTGAGAACTTGAATGCGCGATAAGATAACTGCCCCACAaagacaaatataaattaggcCCATGGCTGAACCATTGAACCGTAACATCGGCGATTTTTACTTGTACCCAatgtcgattaattttatcttataccatttgcatttttatacacCCTCCTGCATGCATTTTtcatcctcttttttttttttttttttataaaataaaaattactcgcCGCTTTGCTTTTTCCCGTCGGCGACTGGCGAGGACTCGCACGCGCATTTATTGAAATAGCCTACATTTATCCATTCGCTCTCTCGATTGGACATAATTTCAAGGAGAGAAACGACGCTTTTACGTGTACGTTTCACGCGCGGATAATAGAACttggtaaaattaatcttttcgCGAGCGAACCGGTCACGAGACTCTTCAATCGAGAACGTCTTCATAAACTGCTGCATCGAGACGCGAGTCAATGCACTTTGTGACAGCGCTTAACTTTTCCGCCGAAAGAGTTTAATGAAAAGCGACtcgataattttatacatattaaaacttaatagttctttaaaataattcacgagTTAAACGTCAGGTgcaataatttgataaataacaTTTGAAGGGTGCTAATGAACTTTTTTTGCGATAAGCAACCGTGTTTCCGCTGCGGACAATTTAATTCCGAAATTGACTGACGAGCATTCGCGACAATCGAAGTTGACCAACGATGacgaaatatcttttaatgGACTTGGTCGTAAATGGTGGTATATCGTTAAACAAATATTACGAACTCTTTCAGTATCCGACCTCCGGTGACAATTTTTACGTGACCATCTGAAAGATTCCGAATTTTTACGGATTTACATCTTCTGCTGTGATAAAAGATTTGCCCGCTGTTCTCCATCTGTCTCGCGAGCAGTAAGTAACTTTATCGGTCCCAAAGCGAGCACTCCGAGGTCACAAATGTTCACAGTGCACGCACAACGCGCTAAGAAACGAGTaccaagttttaaaatatagataGGGATGCTGTAATCGAATTCAACGAGAACGTAAATCGTCAAAATTGCCGGATTTCTGCGAGAGACAGAGTGGcaaattggtttttttttttttttatcgccgaAAAGTCCAGTCGAATCGCAGATTAAGCGAAACTTCGCGGGAAAATGCGAGCGACAGGATAGACAGAAGAGTCCCACGTGTTCACTTGCGCAAGCCGtcattctatttttaatcttttcccGACACCCGGCGCATATTTAACCCGCACCTAACTCAACCCGATCTCCAACGATCGGGTGTGCGCGAAACTTGAGTGGTTTGTTGTGAGTTTGTCGAGACAATCGTGGAGTGCACCAACTAAGTTGGCCACGGCTCTCGAGAATCTCGAGGTCGATGGCGCGGCCGAATCACCTGAGTTGATCTCGCAACATCAATCAAAACGATCCGTCATTATAATTTCACCATCGTTCTTTTCCCGAATTTCCTTCACTTCCTCCGTTATCTTTAAATTCACGACGGTTTCGACGAGCAAGACGAGGAGAGAGCTTATGGTACCACGCGAATAAATCTCCCGGCTGCAATAAACGTTAGAATTAAGTGCGCGGAAACAAAACGTTAATTTACGTCGGTTCTCTTGATAATCATCTCAATTTATGGTCGTTGTTACAATTTATTGCATAATATTTCTACGTGTAAGCGTGAATCGAGTCATCCTCAGACGTTATTCAAAGCCGAATACGCGGGGGAGGTCTCGCGAAACATAAATAAGTCTTCATAAAGCTCGAAATGGACCACGTTTAGCGCTTAGACAACGAGGCGAGGCCAGGGTCTCGCCCATGTTTACAGGCGTTGTTTCGGTCCAGTTCCCGACGTGCATAATCCCCCGCGTGCCCAGATGCACTTTTAATTCTTGGACGTGTACCGTTGCCAGCGCGAGATTTAGCACGCGCGTCAGGCCGCGAAGCTTTCAAATACGGACGCGCGAATTCATCGCGGAGCGGAAAAACCCCGTGCCAATAACGAGCTTATTATTCTTAAGTAAATACACGTTGATCTCGTCGCGGCGTCGACGTCTCCCAGGGCGATCTCCGCGGTGGAGAGACGTAAAGCACCCACGGGACACTTTTTCGTTGCTTCATTCTTCGTACAGAAGAGGACCGCGCGATCTTTACGAAACGCGCGTCAGCTTCAACGAGCACAATGCCGatgctttttctttcgcggacaCCTATCATCGCCCGCCGCCAGGTGTTACGTAACGATTAGAACACGATAACAAATTGTAACTTCGCCGGGTCCGATCTCGAGCGTTGTACGTTACGGGATTTATTTGTTATCAGCGGAACCTTCTTTTCGTCGacgacttctttttttttcccgcgtaCCTGCGgtttctttccctcccgccGAGACAATTCTTATCGTCGCTCACTCAGCCTCAACACTCATTACAGACAGTTCTCTGCACAATTATGAATTACATTAACACTCGTGATTCTTCCTTTAAACCTTCCAATCTGCATAAATAACTCGCGGGACAACGCtagaaatattcttttcacttcaaagataaaaaaacaattttttttctgtaataatctttaatgtaaaaaaaaaaaaaaaagttaacaacTTCGCACGTTGCGAGAAAAATAGTTAGGCGTCGCGGTTTTAAAATGCCGGATTTATTGTTATTGATCAGTATCACTAATGCCACATGCAACCTTGTCGTAAAACTTCACACGCGATCTTTATTGCACGCGAACGGTCGTGTTATTTTGTCGCGAAAATGTCGCCAATAATTCACTCGTTATTATTAGACGTCGAGTCTAATCCCAGCGGCGAAAAGGGGTAAATAACCGCGTGCGGAGTCGCGGGAACGATCAACTTGCGCGGACGTAGATCCGTGGTCCAGCGAGCGCGATACGCGGAAGATCAAAGCGGCGAGAGGAAGGAGGATGCGTGCGATCGGAGAATCACGCTGATTGCGCAATCGGAGAGTTGCCGCACGCGGAATTCGCGGATGCGCTGCCAGCGGATGCTCGCGTAGTGGAATCCGGCCAAAAGTCCCCGAGGTTCGGCTCCGTTATTAAATCGACGACGTAACGCGGGAGATGTATCGGTCCATCTCGGCCGATCGGCTCAAACGATCGGACCGTCCGTTCCTCACCTGCGAATATCTGGACCTTGATCCAAATGCCTCTCGTGATCGACCGACTCAAGTGTGTCGAATTAGACGGAAACTCGTGATATCAAACGAATTGAAACGTATACTGACCGAAGAAAAGATTCCACGACCGCGTGCCATCTCATTGCGCCGTCAATCTTCCACTCACGTACGATTCGTTAGATTCCTCGGGATCGCGAGTCAAGTATCTTCGATCTTtgatctttaaatattaaaccaCGCAGAACTTTGGATTTTCGAGAGTAAACTTTACGATTTCGGACTCGCGAGTGTTCATACGTTCTTCTCCCTTTTGAtctttaaacattaatatttctgaGCGAACAATTTCGAAACCTGGATCCCGAAAAGCTTTTGCTTCACTCACACCTTAGATCTTCCGGCATTCGAGAGTCTGCGAATCGATGGATCCTCAAACTCTCGTGGCGTGGAATAtttctttcccccttttttttttttttttttttttttttcttacgactCTTTGGGTATTTAATCCTCTGGATTTCTTCCAAGTTTCAGGGCATTTCGGGACCCTCTGGAGCTCTCGACTGTCGATTTCGTGAGCGGAGAGCTCACGAGAGCGTGGACGCGCGAACGCTCGAACCAGAATCGCGAGTTACGTAGCGTTTAGGCCGCCGCGGCGGTCTAAAAAGCACTGGCCAAGTTACGTCGTGTGGTTGCAGTCGCGAGTCGTTGTgcctcgttctctctttcgctccctctttctttctctttctcgtcatTCAGGTATTCGATATGCTAATCGCGACTTGACGAGCTTGACTCGCGAAGTCACATCGTCACGGCAGACCTTGCGAATTTTGCTCGTGCGTCTCGCTCGTTATCCACCTCGAATCCCAGTAGTCGCGCTACACGCGTTACGCTAGTCGATGCGAtgtattaagaataatttacgGACGCACGCATTTGCGCGTGAGCATCGATCAAACAGCAAATGCCGTACacattatataaaatgcattttagcggaataataaaaattaattatgaacaCGTTGCGTCCCAACAATGATTACACAtgaatctaaaattaataaaataa of Cardiocondyla obscurior isolate alpha-2009 linkage group LG15, Cobs3.1, whole genome shotgun sequence contains these proteins:
- the Sima gene encoding hypoxia-inducible factor 3-alpha isoform X4; this translates as MDSYKKERKYKEKRRSNEKRKERSRDAARCRRSRETDIFTELAAALPITPEQAAPLDKASVMRLAIAYLKVRAVVDSIPVSLAKSESSAKMDELFPKALNGFMLVLSSDGNMVYLSENVGDYLGVSQMDMMGQSVYEYSHPCDHDELRKCLSLKYTNTNEKRAYSFFLRLKCTLTSKGRKVNLKSASYKVIHCTGRLTYIRDSNSNSMEVDREERRKDDEDAIQDTGASLVLVGSPIPHPSNIEIPLGRHTFLSKHCLSMKFTYADEKLAEYLGWSSEELMGRSIFEFYHALDNLALEKCFKCLFSKGQCETLAYRFLGKRGGYAWVVTQATLIHCSKQQKPISVVCVNYILSGIEHEDEVYSVRQLAARDSGADLVKIERPLPVPVPAGGGASTTDSSQVSLNNEKETLAEKAVVDDESRDDDRPFAVTASIFRPADQKSGCKDDPPKDPALPKKKLFAQEEKAFVQALKESLEESIKESLKENDQPNCRQSLAKKTPVVFQDKPTVVRDSSFSAGHRDRPQSVTRQLFAPLATVVQQQQQQPQQEQQPQLSCRPQTATASIFAPRTEDMNKGFLTFSEDQPGLTMLKDEPDDLTHLAPTAGDVCVPLEDTPFLSDMLDEFIFGNDHYSCPLLSPGDTLTPELRSTDLSSSLKETDLVDSATRTKDSVDRLADSDPFMYGDSPGSPCIDPSTVSSSLSKYRQSPERSVDSLGSPTGGSGGDGLSEDEMLMLGISDNIGDEELALRAPYIPMSDQDEALNLLINDDMVMWGSSQSIDKGSSKWLFDDREQRNSDSSLAQLLRTDQAVSRRYNDHGGGLLNPTQILGQTFRKSKNVVFESDRFSSNQERPNKRIHSGFNTDSETEYKRLKCEDLPFKRIELEDTLLTKQQRLSTMLHKRSSTSLNNTCGSQLLRRLVSTQIPSIASQTTLPDGDNICGDGERCYEDISKQRARVLDDIIDFVETESDRGGGGGGGENRGSINNGLDKIDVTNRRRSSSCGTDGNSVLMNLLVSGCDDPLMNSRNVPTLLSRNLTTPLSVNVDNQMVPHCDKTDVASLPDHLSPDTRKHLIGSFTGGSSGGGDSNIVSPTTSAMVSFDGFDYDGSAGLLEVGPDLLENMLLDRSLV